The proteins below are encoded in one region of Rhizobium sp. 9140:
- a CDS encoding type II secretion system F family protein, with protein sequence MFGLDPLIIAIAVLAAISTAGLGYGFLFSRIQDEKNANARFRKIKAAETDRVNIKAARDRMNELSKRRKSVQDSLKDLQKKQKEKSARAKPPIKVRLTQAGLSMSITQFYVFSGILGFFAFLVALVVGGSFLIALGIMIFASLGLPRWIVGFLVNRRCKKFIEEFPNSLEVMVRSIKSGLPLSDAIRLIATDGQEPVKTEFRRVIDAQGVGMTVPEACTRMIQTVPLQEVNFFSVVITIQGQAGGNLSEALSNLAKVLRERRKMKAKVQALSMEAKASACIIGALPFIVTLLVYLSSPDYIMVLFTDPRGHLIIGISAIWMSMGIFVMRQMINFDM encoded by the coding sequence ATGTTCGGTCTCGATCCCTTGATCATCGCCATCGCCGTTCTCGCCGCCATCTCGACGGCGGGCCTCGGCTACGGCTTCCTGTTCTCGCGCATTCAGGATGAAAAGAATGCGAATGCCCGGTTTCGCAAGATCAAGGCCGCCGAGACGGACCGGGTCAACATCAAGGCCGCCCGCGACCGCATGAACGAGCTTTCCAAGCGCCGGAAATCGGTTCAGGACTCGCTGAAAGACCTGCAGAAGAAGCAGAAGGAAAAATCGGCGCGCGCCAAACCACCCATCAAGGTGCGCCTGACCCAGGCAGGCTTGTCGATGTCGATCACGCAGTTCTACGTCTTCAGCGGCATTCTCGGTTTCTTCGCGTTTCTCGTGGCGCTGGTTGTCGGTGGGTCGTTCCTGATCGCCTTGGGCATCATGATCTTCGCCTCGCTCGGTCTGCCGCGTTGGATCGTTGGCTTTCTGGTCAACCGGCGCTGCAAGAAGTTCATCGAGGAGTTTCCCAATTCGCTCGAGGTCATGGTGCGCTCCATCAAGTCGGGCCTGCCGCTCAGCGACGCGATCCGCCTCATCGCGACCGATGGGCAGGAACCGGTCAAGACCGAATTCCGCCGGGTCATCGATGCGCAGGGCGTCGGCATGACTGTGCCGGAGGCCTGCACGCGGATGATCCAGACGGTACCGCTGCAGGAGGTCAACTTCTTCTCGGTCGTCATCACCATCCAAGGGCAGGCCGGCGGCAATCTGTCGGAAGCTTTGAGCAACCTTGCCAAGGTGCTGCGCGAACGCCGCAAGATGAAGGCGAAGGTCCAGGCTCTGTCGATGGAAGCCAAGGCATCGGCCTGCATCATCGGTGCGCTGCCCTTCATCGTCACGCTTCTCGTCTACCTCAGTTCGCCCGACTACATCATGGTGCTGTTCACCGATCCGCGCGGGCATCTGATCATAGGGATTTCCGCCATCTGGATGAGCATGGGCATCTTCGTCATGCGGCAGATGATCAACTTCGATATGTAG